CTTTGGCAGTAAGACAGAACGAACAGCCCATACGACAACCTACCTGCGAACTTACACAGATAGTATATCGCGCATGGCGGGAAATTTTACCATCTTCGTGTGTCTGCTCTTCTTTCATCGGTAGCAAAACACTCTCTATACGCGAACCGTCTTTAAGCTCAAAAAGATACTTGATCGAGCCATCACTGCTCTGCTCGGCTTTCACACAGCTTAACGGATCGAAGTAAAACTCCTGTGCAAGCTGTTCTCGCATAGCCTTTGGCAAATTTAGCATCTCATCAAAGCTATCTGCGCCTTTCTTATAAACCCACTCATAAACTTGCTTGGCACGGAATTTTGGGCTCAGCTCGCTCTCAAGCTCCTCAAGCGTATAATCAAGCAAATTTCTCATATCAATTTTCTCTCTTTAAGTGAATTTATAAGTTTTTCTTTGGCTTTCTGGTGATTTTTTATAAAGTCTTCATGTGCGTTTTGGTTGCAAAAATTTGTTGCGACAAATATCCCTCGAGCTGAGATTTTAAATTTTTCAGCCACTTTTAATACTGCAAAAAATTCCATATTTTCCAAAGCATAACCAAGCTCTGCAAGCTTGTATGCTAAATTTTCATCGGTCGTGATAAAATTTGACGAATTTACTCGGATAGTTTCACGTGGAACTTTGGCATTTAAATTTTTGTCATAAATTTGTACTGATAAAATTTGAGTTTCGCACGGAGTATAGCTTTTATTTTCTAAGCTTGAAATTTCGATATTTGCAGCTATTTGGCTCTCATAAATATCAAAAATTTCTCCGCTTTTGTAAAGCCCTACCGAACCTATAAATATAATCTCATCAGGCAAATCTGCTCTATTTTCACATAAAAATTTAGTCAAATTTATACTCATATCCACAAGCCCTACCCCCATCGGAAGAGCAAAATCAAAAATTTCATTACGACCAGCAGAGATTATCACGCTCTAGTCCCTATAAATTCACAATAATCAAATTTAAATTTTAGAAAATCAAGCTCAAAGCAAAGCATAAATTTAATTCTCAAAGTCTAACCTCTATGCCATTTTCACGCAGATACTCTTTAAGTTTTTTGATCTCAACTTCTCTAAAGTGAAAGATAGAAGCAGCTAAACAAGCATCAGCACCTGCCAAAAATGCGTCTTTTATGTGCTCCATATTTCCCGCACCTCCACTTGCGATGACGGGGATGTTAAGCTTGCTAAACATTCGCGTAATATCAAGATCGTAACCGTTCTTAGTGCCGTCTCTATCCATCGAAGTTAACAGTATCTCGCCAGCACCGCGCTCCTGAACTTCTTTCGCCCAAGCAAACGCATCTTTGCCCGTATCTATCCTGCCACCGTTTATAAATACGTGATAGCCACCTTCAAAACTCTTAGCGTCAATCGCCACTACGACGCACTGTGAGCCAAATTTATTTGTAGCTTCGTCTATCAAATTTGGATTGTGAATGGCTGCTGAGTTTAAGCTTATTTTATCGCATCCTACGTTTAAAAGCCGTGAAATATCATCAAGCGTTTTGATGCCACCGCCCACAGTTAGCGGGATAAATAGCTCGCGAGCCACCTTCTCCACGACATCTACAATCGTATCTCGCCCAAGATGAGTCGCCGTGATATCAAGGAAAGTAAGCTCATCAGCGCCCTCTTCATTGTATCTTTTGGCGATCTCTACAGGATCTCCGGCATCGACAAGACCTACAAAATTTACGCCCTTTACGACGCGACCATCTTTAACATCAAGGCACGGGATTATACGTTTGGCAAATTTATTCACGGCATACCTTTAAGTGATTTTCGGTGATTTTATCAAAAATTCACTTAATAACTGCTCGCAGTGAATTTATAGTTCTCTCAAGAAAAACAAGACAAGAAATTCGAGCTTAAACCATTGTCAAAAAATTAAATTAACGCTCTGTTAGTTTGATTTCACCGATTTTCTCAAAGCTATTTTTATCAAAAACATAAGCCCTATAGTCCTTGCCATCATCAAACCTAACTTGCAAATACTTAGGATCAAAGCTAACTCTAAGACGCATAGTAGCGGGGTCAAATTTCGCCGTCTCAAGCTCTTTTAGCTCGTAATTTTTACTAAATAGATAAATTTTGCCTTCATTAAAGCCAAGTCCTAAAAACTCGCTATTTTTGCTCTCATTTATATGTAGATAATGAAAATTTTTAAGACTCTTAACCGCTTCAAAACTCACTTTATCATCATAAATTCTCACATTAAAAAACTCGCCGGCACTATCTTTAAAAAACAGTCCCGCATCAAACGGCTTTAAATTTGTAAATCTTCCAAAAACAGCCTTAATCGGAAATTTCACGCCCAAATTTTTAGCATCTTTATTTAAAATTTGGCTAAATTCGCTCTCCTCGTCACCGTCATGATGAAAAATGCGAAATTTATCCTTATCAAAATAAATCATATCATCGCTAAAAGGTATGGCTGAAATTTTAGGATCGGGGTTAAAGAGCGGATAGAGCGGAATTTCAATCGGCACCGCGTCCTTTGGTGCGTAAGTCATCGACATCCTAGCCTGCCTTATATCAGCCTCGCTAAATACCTCATCGCCGATTTTAACGGGCATTTTGCCTTGCTGTTTTAAGTCCATATAGTAGTTAAAGGCAAGCTCGTTTTTATACTCCGTTTCGTTTTTAAAAACCTTTCCACTAGCGCTTCTGTAGGCGAAATAATGCCCGCCCAAATTCTCTTGAAATACAAATTCTTTCAGGCTCGGCGAGTAAAATATATAATACCTTTCGGATTTGTTTGCGAATTTCTGCTCGTAAAATTTATATCCGCCAAATCCCGCTATGGCTAAAATTCCTGCGTAAATTAACGACAAAAAGGCTAAATTTATCGAGGTTTCCTTGTGAGATATGAGAGCGTTAAACCCAAGCAAAACGGACAGCAAAAGTAAAATAAAAATAAGGATAAAACTTTTAAAATAAAACGTAACCGCAAAGCAAATTATGACAAAAATAACGCTTGAGATAGCCGCTCTAAGGCTTTTTTTATCAATTAACGCCGAACTTGTAAATATATAAAAAACTGCCGAACTTAAGCAAAAATAACACCAATTTATAAAAATCTCTTTTGTGATGACGATAGGATAAAATTTGTTTGCCAAAAACACAAGCCAAGTGCCAAAAACAGCCCAAATAACCACAAAAAACAAGGCGGCAAAAATATAGTGCCAAATCAAAATTTGAAAGCTTGACACAGGCAGATGAAGCAGGCACTTTATACGGTTTCGTTGCGGCAAAAATTGCGCCAAAGCTACACAGAAAAAGCTTGCCGAAATAGCCGCAAAAGTTACAAATTCGGGCTCGTTATCAAAAAACACATAGCCGTACCAGATGACTGATTCTGGGTGAATGGCTCCGAATTTGTAACTAAGATCAAAGCTAAACCAAGCAAAAAACAGAGCTAAAACCAAAATCAAAAATCCAAAAAACAGCCCAAGTCTTGTAATTTCTTTTAAAAATATCGACCTCATTTCACCCTCCCTACTCGTATCTGCCTACAAAGCCTAAAAATTTATCCTCAAAACTTGCATTTTGCGCCTCAAAACCGTCTATATCTACAAATCCGTAAGCCATTTTGTGATGTTTAAATTCATCTATATTTTTGAAATTTTTTCCGCTTGCATCAAATTCTTTCGGTAGTTTATAAACCTTAAAATCCTGCATAAATTCACTCATCTTGCTTTGAAAAATTCGCCCTCCTCGCTCGACAATCAAAAACTCATCGATCAAATTTTCAAGATCGCTCATTACGTGACTTGTGACGATCACTGTCTTATCCTTGCCGTCAAGATAGTCCTTGAGATAATCGCCAAAAAGCCGCCTATATCCAGCATCAAGACCCATGGAATAATCATCAAATATAAGCACTTTGGCATCTTGCGCAAACAGCGAAGCAAGGATAACTTGGGACTTTTGCCCAAAGGACATGGAATTTAGCTTTTGATCCTTGCTGAGTTTTAAAAGCTTTGCCAAATCGTTATAAATTTTGCTGTCCCAGCGCGGATAAAACGCGGATAAAAACTCCTCATACTGTGCGATACTTAGATGATCAAAGCTCGTAAATCCCTCAAATAGCAAGGCGATATCGCGCTTGGCTTCGCTGTCAAGGCTGAAGCTATTTTTGCCAAGAACCCTGCACTCGCCGCTTTTTGGACGAATATAGCCCATTAGGATATTTATAAGCGTGCTCTTACCCACGCCGTTTCTGCCCAAAATCCCAAACACGCTGCCCTGCTTTACGTTAAAACTCAAATTTTCGTAAATCAGCTTTTTGCCGTAAAAATGCGTGACGTCCTTTACTTCGATAGCGTTCATAAAAAGCCTTATATAAAATATTATTGAAAATTCTATTACATTATTAATAAGGAGAATCTTAAGAGTTATTATCATAAATATGCCAAAAATTCAAGGCTAAAATTTCGTCCAAATTTCGATAAAAAACAAAGCCGTAATGATATTTATTTTTCAAAATAAACTTTTTATAAGCAAAGTTTGGATAAATTTGCCAAATGATCAAGGCAAAGAAACATTTTGGACAAAATTTTTTACACGATCAAAATGTGCTGAACAAAATCATCCAATCGATTCCCAAAGATATGCAAAACATAGTAGAAATTGGGCCTGGCTTAGGTGATTTGACGTCAAAAATTTTGCAAATTTCAGATTCGGTTACGAGCTACGAGATAGACGGCGAGCTTTACCAACTGCTTGAAAAAAAGTTTGCAAAAGAAATCAAAGACGGACGATTAAGACTTTTTTGCGTAGATGCGTTAAGTCGGTGGGACGAAAGCGGTTTGAGTGAGACAGACTACTTTTTAACGGCAAATTTGCCCTACTACGTCGCCACCAAGATGATTTTAAACGCTATCGAAGATGAGAGATGTCGCGGACTTGTTGTGATGATACAAAAAGAGGTCGCGGTCAAATTTAGCGCCAAAGGCGGTGAGAGCGAATTTAGCGCGCTGTCGATTTTAGCATCGCTTCAAGGTGGCTGCGAGCTACTTTTTGACGTGCCAAGCGAGTGTTTTAACCCGCCTCCAAAGATAACCTCATCTGTTATAAAGATCGAAAAAAGCAAAAATTTGATAGGCGAAAATGCTGTTTTTAATACCGAATTCGAGTATGAAAAATTTAAAAAATTTCTAAAAACCGCTTTTGGCACACCAAGAAAGACGCTTAGTAAAAATTTATCGGCAAATTTCGATAAATGCTTGCTAGCTGAAATTTACGGCGAGCTAAATTTGAGCCAAAATTTACGTCCTCACGAGATCGATGTCAATCTTTATCTAAAAATATTTGAAAAATTAAAGGTAAAAGATGAACGAAGACAAAGTTGTAGTCTCCAAAGGAAAGAGCAATAAAAAGCGAAGATTTCGCCCAAAAAACAAAAATAATCAAGGCGAAAACAATGCAGAAATAAGTGCCGAACAAAAAGCGAGCAATAACGTTATAGATAATTTTTTTGCGACCTCTTTTGACGGCGAAACGCAAAATAAAAGCCACGAAAGCTCCGCTAAACAAAACGGCAAAAAAGCCAACTCAAAGCAGCACAAAAAACAAAATTCTCAAAATGGCGGACAAAATTCTCAAAACAATTCAAAAAATGCCAAGCAAAACGCTGAAAATAAAAATACCGGCACTCAGCAAAACAGCCAAAACGGCTCAAACGATGATGCTCAAAAACCAAAAAAGAGTAAAAAGCCGAAAAAAAATTTGCCGGCCAAACTAAACGGTAACGAGCAATGGCAACAAGACATCGCAAGCGCGATAGAGGCGAACAAAGCTACTCAAGAGCTTCGTCTTGAGCCGCTTAAATACCTAAATTCAAGCGAGCATAAGATCCGCGTAACTCCACTTGGCGGGCTTGGCGAGATCGGCGGAAACATGACAGTGTTTGAGACCGAAACAAGCGCGATAATCGTAGATATCGGCATGAGCTTTCCAAGCGAGAGCATGCACGGAGTTGATATACTCATACCTGACTTTGACTACGTGCGAAAGATAAAAGACAAGATAAAAGGCGTTATCATAACTCATGCTCACGAAGATCACATCGGTGCGGTGCCGTATTTTTACAAAGAGTTTAAGTTCCCGATCTACGCCACGCCTCTTCCGCTTGGAATGATAAATAATAAATTTGAAGAGCATGGGCTAAAGCAGGAGCGTTCGCTATTTCGCTCGGTTGAAAAGCGCAAGCCTTATCTAATCGGTGATTTTGAAGTGGAGTGGATACATATAACTCACTCGATTATCGATTCATCAGCACTTGCCATCACGACAAAGGCGGGTACGATCTTGCACACGGGTGACTTTAAGATAGATCACACGCCTATAGACGGCTATACGACCGACTTAGGACGTATCGCATACTACGGAGAGCGAGGTGTGCTGTGCTTGATGAGTGATAGCACAAACAGCTACAGAGAAGGTATCACAAAGAGCGAAAGCAGCGTAGGAAAGACCTTTGACGCGATATTTGCCAAATCCAAAGGGCGCGTGATAATGAGCACATTTAGCTCAAACATCCACCGCGTATATCAGGCTATCGAGTGGGGGCTTAAATATAACCGCAAAGTCTGCGTCATCGGCAGAAGTATGGAACGCAACTTATACACGGCAATGGAGCTAGGCTACGTAAAGCTTGATAAGAAAATTTTCATAGATGCAAATGAAGTAGGCAAATACAAAGACAACGAGGTGCTAATCGTAACCACCGGCAGCCAAGGCGAAACGATGAGCGCGCTATATCGCATGGCGACCGATGAGCATAAATATATAAAAATCAAGCCGACCGATCAGATCATAATAAGCTCTAAAGCAATCCCGGGAAATGAAGGAAGCGTATCGACGGTGCTAAATTTCTTAATAAAATCAGGCGCAAGCGTAGCGTATCAGGATTTTAGCGAAATTCACGTAAGCGGACACGCCGCGCAAGAGGAACAAAAGCTCATGATCCGCCTAACGAAGCCGAAATTTTTCCTTCCAGTTCACGGCGAATATAACCACATCGCAAAACACAAAGAGACA
This Campylobacter sp. RM16192 DNA region includes the following protein-coding sequences:
- a CDS encoding DUF4857 domain-containing protein; the encoded protein is MRSIFLKEITRLGLFFGFLILVLALFFAWFSFDLSYKFGAIHPESVIWYGYVFFDNEPEFVTFAAISASFFCVALAQFLPQRNRIKCLLHLPVSSFQILIWHYIFAALFFVVIWAVFGTWLVFLANKFYPIVITKEIFINWCYFCLSSAVFYIFTSSALIDKKSLRAAISSVIFVIICFAVTFYFKSFILIFILLLLSVLLGFNALISHKETSINLAFLSLIYAGILAIAGFGGYKFYEQKFANKSERYYIFYSPSLKEFVFQENLGGHYFAYRSASGKVFKNETEYKNELAFNYYMDLKQQGKMPVKIGDEVFSEADIRQARMSMTYAPKDAVPIEIPLYPLFNPDPKISAIPFSDDMIYFDKDKFRIFHHDGDEESEFSQILNKDAKNLGVKFPIKAVFGRFTNLKPFDAGLFFKDSAGEFFNVRIYDDKVSFEAVKSLKNFHYLHINESKNSEFLGLGFNEGKIYLFSKNYELKELETAKFDPATMRLRVSFDPKYLQVRFDDGKDYRAYVFDKNSFEKIGEIKLTER
- the hisF gene encoding imidazole glycerol phosphate synthase subunit HisF, with the protein product MNKFAKRIIPCLDVKDGRVVKGVNFVGLVDAGDPVEIAKRYNEEGADELTFLDITATHLGRDTIVDVVEKVARELFIPLTVGGGIKTLDDISRLLNVGCDKISLNSAAIHNPNLIDEATNKFGSQCVVVAIDAKSFEGGYHVFINGGRIDTGKDAFAWAKEVQERGAGEILLTSMDRDGTKNGYDLDITRMFSKLNIPVIASGGAGNMEHIKDAFLAGADACLAASIFHFREVEIKKLKEYLRENGIEVRL
- a CDS encoding ABC transporter ATP-binding protein, whose product is MNAIEVKDVTHFYGKKLIYENLSFNVKQGSVFGILGRNGVGKSTLINILMGYIRPKSGECRVLGKNSFSLDSEAKRDIALLFEGFTSFDHLSIAQYEEFLSAFYPRWDSKIYNDLAKLLKLSKDQKLNSMSFGQKSQVILASLFAQDAKVLIFDDYSMGLDAGYRRLFGDYLKDYLDGKDKTVIVTSHVMSDLENLIDEFLIVERGGRIFQSKMSEFMQDFKVYKLPKEFDASGKNFKNIDEFKHHKMAYGFVDIDGFEAQNASFEDKFLGFVGRYE
- a CDS encoding ribonuclease J; the protein is MNEDKVVVSKGKSNKKRRFRPKNKNNQGENNAEISAEQKASNNVIDNFFATSFDGETQNKSHESSAKQNGKKANSKQHKKQNSQNGGQNSQNNSKNAKQNAENKNTGTQQNSQNGSNDDAQKPKKSKKPKKNLPAKLNGNEQWQQDIASAIEANKATQELRLEPLKYLNSSEHKIRVTPLGGLGEIGGNMTVFETETSAIIVDIGMSFPSESMHGVDILIPDFDYVRKIKDKIKGVIITHAHEDHIGAVPYFYKEFKFPIYATPLPLGMINNKFEEHGLKQERSLFRSVEKRKPYLIGDFEVEWIHITHSIIDSSALAITTKAGTILHTGDFKIDHTPIDGYTTDLGRIAYYGERGVLCLMSDSTNSYREGITKSESSVGKTFDAIFAKSKGRVIMSTFSSNIHRVYQAIEWGLKYNRKVCVIGRSMERNLYTAMELGYVKLDKKIFIDANEVGKYKDNEVLIVTTGSQGETMSALYRMATDEHKYIKIKPTDQIIISSKAIPGNEGSVSTVLNFLIKSGASVAYQDFSEIHVSGHAAQEEQKLMIRLTKPKFFLPVHGEYNHIAKHKETAISCGVDERNIYLMSDGDQVEICQKYMKRAKTVKTGKVFIDNQINKQISDDVVIDRQNLAEAGVVMIIAQISRHSQKLINKPRVISYGLVADKQDGEFSKEMEEVLVQFLSNVKEELLKDSRMLESQVRQVIRKHIFRKVKKYPTIVPIIYLM
- a CDS encoding phosphorylase family protein; its protein translation is MIISAGRNEIFDFALPMGVGLVDMSINLTKFLCENRADLPDEIIFIGSVGLYKSGEIFDIYESQIAANIEISSLENKSYTPCETQILSVQIYDKNLNAKVPRETIRVNSSNFITTDENLAYKLAELGYALENMEFFAVLKVAEKFKISARGIFVATNFCNQNAHEDFIKNHQKAKEKLINSLKERKLI
- the rsmA gene encoding 16S rRNA (adenine(1518)-N(6)/adenine(1519)-N(6))-dimethyltransferase RsmA codes for the protein MIKAKKHFGQNFLHDQNVLNKIIQSIPKDMQNIVEIGPGLGDLTSKILQISDSVTSYEIDGELYQLLEKKFAKEIKDGRLRLFCVDALSRWDESGLSETDYFLTANLPYYVATKMILNAIEDERCRGLVVMIQKEVAVKFSAKGGESEFSALSILASLQGGCELLFDVPSECFNPPPKITSSVIKIEKSKNLIGENAVFNTEFEYEKFKKFLKTAFGTPRKTLSKNLSANFDKCLLAEIYGELNLSQNLRPHEIDVNLYLKIFEKLKVKDERRQSCSLQRKEQ